The Geminocystis sp. NIES-3708 genomic sequence TTATTTTAGTCGTGAGTAATCCTGTTGATATTCTCACTTACGCCACTTTGAAAATAACTGGTTTTCCTTCTTCAAGAGTTATCGGTTCTGGTACTGTATTAGACAGTGCTCGTTTTCGTTCATTAATTGCCCAAGAAATGGGTATCGATGCTCGTAGTGTTCATGCTTATATTATTGGTGAACATGGAGATAGTAAAGTACCTGTCTGGAGTACAGCTAATATTGGCGGAATGAAACTTGTGCCTGATGGTTGGGAAAACTTAGCACAAGATGAACAAAATAAGTTATCTGATATTTTCTACAATGTCAAAAATGCCGCTTACGAGATTATTCAACGAAAAGGCTATACATCCTATGCTATTGGTTTGGCAACCACTGATATTGTCAAAGCAATTTTAAATTCTCAAGAACGAATTTTAACCGTTAGTGGTTTTATGAGTGGCTTCTATGGCATTGAAGATGTTTGTTTAAGTATTCCTAGGGTTGTTAATGAAAGAGGTATTTTAAAAACTGTTAATCTAACTCTCAACGAGGAAGAAGAAAAACTATTACAAAAATCAGCAGAAATTTTGAAAGATGTTTTTAGGCAAGTAAAACTTTAATTATCTAGGAATCATTTTCCCACCACCGTTGAAAAATTTATGTCATCAGTGACTAAATCTGTTATTATTGTTAAGCTATTCATCAAATAAAAGTTGTAGAAAAGTTACATCATCTTTAAATATGGGCAATAAGCCAACCATCGCCGTTTCTCACTTAGGATGCGAAAAAAATAGAATCGATTCTGAACATATGCTAGGGTTACTAGCCCAATCAGGTTATCCCATCGATAATACCGAAGAGTTAGCCGATTATGTGATTGTAAATACCTGTAGCTTCATTGAGTCTGCTCGTCAAGAATCCGTTAGAACTTTAGTCGAATTAGCAGAAAACCAGAAAAAAATCATCATCTCTGGTTGTATGGCACAGCATTTTCAAGAAGAGTTATTAGCAGAATTGCCCGAAGCCGTGGCGATCGTTGGTACAGGTGACTACCAAAATATTGTCGATGTCATTAAAAGAGTCGAAGCAGGAGAAAGAGTCAAAGCCGTTTCAGCACAACCAACTTTTATCGCCGATGAAAATATTCCCCGCTATCGTACCACAACTGAAGGAGTTGCTTACCTTCGAGTTGCAGAAGGTTGCGATTATCGTTGTGCTTTTTGCATTATTCCTCATTTACGGGGTAATCAACGATCAAGAACTATTGAATCTATCGTCGCAGAAGCACAACAACTAGCAGAACAAGGAGTAAAAGAACTAATCTTAATCTCTCAGATTACTACTAATTATGGTGTTGATTTATATGGTGAACCTAAATTAGCAGAGTTGCTCAGGGCTTTAGGTAAGGTTGATATTCCTTGGATTCGCATTCATTATGCCTACCCCACAGGGTTAACGGATAAAGTAATCGAAGCGATGAGAGAAACTCATAATATTTTGCCTTATTTAGATTTACCTTTACAACATTCTCACCCTGACATTTTAAAGAGCATGAATCGCCCTTGGCAGGGAAAAGTTAATGATGAAATTATCAACAGGATTAAACTGGCTTTACCAAATGCAGTAATGCGTACAACTTTTATTGTGGGTTTTCCTGGAGAAACAGAGGAGCATTTTGAACATTTATTACAATTTGTGAAAAGACACGAATTCGATCATGTCGGAGTGTTTACTTTTTCTCCCGAAGAAGGCACAAAAGCCTATGATTTAGAGAATCAAGTATCTGATGACATCAAAGAAGATCGCCGTAATCGTTTAATGGAGTTACAACAACCCATCGCCGCTCGAAAAAATCAGACTGAAGTAGGTAAAGTTGTATCTGTGTTAATCGAACAAGAAAATCCTAGTACTGGTGAATTAATTGGTCGTTCCTCTCGTTTTGCCCCAGAAGTTGATGGTTTAGTCTATGTAACAGGAGAAGCTATTTTAGGTTCGATCATGCCTGTGAGAATTACATCGGCTGATATTTATGATCTTTACGGTGAAATTGAGATAGGGAAGGATGCTAGAGGCTAAATTTGAGGGGAAAATATATAGCAATTATTACAATTAAGAGTTCAGACATCTCCCCTATGATAGAAGAAAGAGTAAAAGAAATAATGGCAAGAGCACATGAAGAAATAGATTACTCTAACACACTCGAATCAGATGGAGAATGATTTCAAACTGATGAATTAGTTGATTATTCTTCAAAATTCAAAAAAACTGAAGTAATTAAATCTAAAAGTTAAAGTGAAATTATAATCAACATCTCATCCCACAAAAATACTCTTAAGAATGTTTCAAGAAATATTATTCAACTGTTGATGATCGATGTTGAGAATGTCATAATTACCAAAAACCTTTAAGACTTTAGTTAAAGAAGATAATTCTTGTAAAGCTGACTTGATAGGTGTTTGGGTTGTATCTCCTTGTAAATCAACAAAAAATAAGTATTCTCCTAAAGAACGTTTTGTAGGTCTTGATTCTATTTTCGTTAAATTAATTTCTTTATCCGCAAAAATTTGTAAAGGTTTAACTAATACACCTGGAAGATTTGCTTCAAAAGCAAAGGCTAAAGATACGTTATTACCATGATCATGAGGTTCTTTACTGATAACCCAAAAACGAGTACAGTTGTCAGCATAATCGTTTAGATTAGACACTTTGATAGGTAAATCATATAATTGGGCAGCTCGTAAAGAGGAAATAGCTCCAGCCGTTGGTTCTTGATTAAGATGATGCAAGGCTTCTGTGGTGGAATTGGTGGGAATTAATTGTGCTTGAGGTAAATTTTTCTCTAGCCATTTCTGGCATTGGGCTAAGGCTTGAGGATGAGAATAAACAGTTTTAATACCTTCTAGCGATCGCCCTCTCGATAGTAAATTATGTATGATTGGAATAGTTAAGCCTAGTTGAATATGTAGCCCTTCCAGTTCCCAAAGAGTATCAAGAGTAATTGCTACTGTACCTTCTATAGAATTCTCAACGGGCACAACAGCAATATCAGCATCACCTTTTGCCAACGTTCGCAAAGTTTGAGAAATACTAACTATTGGTACTAACTCAGATTGTATAAGTTTTTTTTCTTGTAAATATTTACCATAGCAAAGAGTAGCTACTTCTGAATAAGTTCCTTTGGGTCCTAAATAGGCAATAATTTTTGTCATATTTAAACAATTAGCTATCAACTATCAACTATCAACTATCAACTGGCAACTGTCAATCAATAACTTATCTTGTTACTAAGGATAAGGCTTCACCCGTTAAACTAAAAGGACGAACTTCCGTTATTTTCACAGGAATAATTTTGCCCTTCAATTTTTGTATGTCTCCTGCAAAAAAGGTTAATCGATTACCATCGGTTCTACCCATTACCTGAGTGTTATCTTTAGGATTAACATCTTCTACTAAGACTTTTTCCACAAGATTTAAGTATCGTTGAGATCTTTGCGCTGCCTTTACTGATACTAAATGATTTAACCGTTGTAAGCGATCACTTTTTTCTTCTTCACTAATTTGATTATCCCATAATGCGGCGGGAGTATTTGGACGAGGAGAATAAGCAGCGGTATTTAGTTGATCAAAACCAATATCATCCACTAAAGTTAGAGTATTCTGAAATTGTGCTTCAGTTTCTCCCGGAAAACCGACAATGGCATCGGCACTAATAGAAGCATGGGGCATATAATGACGAATTTTAGTAATAATATCCCTATAACGCTCATGGGTATAACCTCGTTTCATAGCCTTAAGAATGTCATTATCTCCCGATTGAAAGGGAATATGAAAATGTTCGCAAACTTTGGGTAATTCGTGACAAGCCTGAATTAATCGCTCTGTAAAATAACGGGGGTGAGAAGTGGCAAAACGAATACGCTCAATGCCTTCCACATCATGAATGTAATAAAGTAAATCCGTAAAAGTATGTAAATTGCGTCCTGTTTCCGTCGTGCCGGGTAAATCTCGCCCATAGGCATCAATATTTTGACCTAATAACGTTACTTCTTTATAACCTTGACGGGCAATCTCTTCAATTTCAGCTTTGATAGATTCAGGGGTGCGAGATTGTTCTACACCTCTTACATTTGGCACAACACAGTAGCTACATCTTTCATTACAACCATAAATAATATTTACCCATGCAGAAATTTCACTTTCACGGCGAGGCTTAGTAATATCTTCATAAATATGTATAGGATCAGTTGCTACAATTTGATTACCAGCAAAAACTTGTTCTAATAAACTATCTAAACGATTAGCGTGTTGTGGTCCCATAACCAAGTCTAATTCAGGCACACGACGTAATAATTTTTCTCCTTCCTGTTGAGCTACACATCCAGCTACAACTAAAGTAAAATCCGCTTCTTGGTGTTTCCGTTTTGCTTGTCTGCCTAAATAAGAATAAACTTTTTGCTCGGCATTATCTCTAATGGTGCAAGTATTATAAACAATAAGATTAGCGTTATTAGGGTCTTCGGTAAATTCAAAACCCATATTTTCTAAAATACCGCCCATGCGTTCAGAGTCTGCTTTATTCATCTGACAACCAAAAGTAACGATATTATAGAGACGTTTTTTATCAGTCATAGTTTATATAAAAATAATCATAAAATTGAGCTTAATCTTCCTAGTATAGAGCAATTATTAATGAATTATTTGGAATAGTTAACTTTTTAGCCATGAATTTAATTAATTTTACCTAAGTATTCATGGGTTTACTTTTATGAAATTTTAGTAAATAAAGCAGTATTTTTCGTTATTTTTTTGACGATGAATTATGAGTATTTATCCCCATCAAAATGGGTGTTTATGTCATGGTTTCAAAATGTATTAAAAGTTAAGATCAAGATATAGATAGGATAAGTAAAGAGAGGTGAGACGATGAAAACTTTAAAAATAGTTGTCTCAATTATCAGTTTAACTTCAGCATTCTCATTAATCCCTACAGGAATAGCATCTGCTCAAGTATCAATGTCTGGTGGTTTTATGGAAACAAGAATCGATCAAAGTTCTATTTCTGCTTCCGTGGAATGTATTATTAATCAACCGATAAATAATATGAAAGGCATTCAATTAACAATAGAGCATCTAAACCCTGGCACTACAACATCTAGTATTAGATCATTGACTGTCATGGGTATTACTGAATCTAGTATATCTTCAGACCAATTATCCCCTAATGATATAGGAAATCAAGCCATTAATCCTTTAATAGTTATTAATAATGGTTCTAATCGTAGTTTAGATAGTGAGTATTCATCCGTCAGTGGTGGGTTGGAATAATTTTCAAAAAAAATAGCCCCAGAATCAGGGCTTGGAATTGATATTAAATTTATCTTTTGAATTAGAGAGCGTTACCACGTGGTAATACTTCTTCAGGGAAGACAAATTTTTCGTGGGGTTGATCTTGAGGTGCCATCCATGCACGTAAACCTTCATTCAACAAAATATTTTTGGTGTAGAAAGTTTCAAATTCAGGATCTTCCGCCGCTCTTAATTCTTGAGAGACGAAGTCATAAGCACGGAGGTTAAAAGCTAAACCAACGATACCAATGGAACTCATCCACAAACCAGTAACAGGTACAAACAACATGAAGAAGTGTAACCAACGTTTGTTGGAGAATGCGATACCAAAAATTTGAGACCAGAAACGGTTAGCTGTTACCATGGAGTAGGTTTCTTCAGCTTGGGTAGGTTCAAACGCGCGGAAAGTGTTTGCCTGTTCACCATCTTGGAATAAGGTGTTTTCTACCGTTGCACCATGAATAGCACAAAGTAATGCACCACCTAAAATTCCTGCCACACCCATCATATGGAAGGGGTTGAGTGTCCAGTTATGAAATCCTTGTAAGAACAAGATAAAGCGGAAAATTCCTGCTACTCCAAAAGAAGGAGCAAAAAACCAGCTAGATTGTCCGAGGGGATACATTAAGAAAACACTTACAAATACAGCAATAGGACCAGAGAAAGCGATGGCATTATAAGGACGAATCCCTACAAGACGAGAAATCTCAAATTGACGCAACATGAAGCCAATTAAAGCAAAAGCTCCGTGTAATGCGACGAAAGGCCACAAACCACCGATTTGAAACCAGCGAGTTAAACTGCCTTGAGCTTCAGGACCCCACAAAAACAGTAAGGAGTGTCCAAAAACATCAGCAGGAGACGAGACAGCTACAGTTAAGAAGTTAGCACCTTCAAGGTAGGAACTAGCTAAACCATGGGTGTACCAAGAAGTAACGAAGGTAGTACCAGTTAACCAACCACCTAATGCTAAATAAGCACAAGGGAATAGTAGGATACCAGACCAACCAACAAAGACAAATCTATCTCTTTTGAGCCAGTCATCAAGGGTATCAAATAACCCTCTTTCCGGCACACGTCCGACTGCAATGGTCATAAAATAAACTCCGAATGAATATAATTACTAAAACGTTATTTTTGAAGTTTTTTCTCGGTCTCAACTTCTAATTATGATGTTTTTCTGAGAAATATTTACTTTTCTTAACGTTAACTTATAGTAACATTTTATGGGAAGATTGCAATATTTGACAACTAAATTGTTAAAAAATCCTTAAAAATATTAAAATTAGTTAAGTTTATCCCTTTTTCCTGTAACTTAAAGTAATTAAAATTTAAGAACAATTATGTTTACCATTGATTTATTAGTTAGATACATTCCCGTACCCTTATCCGTCGAAAAAAAAGAAGAGTCTGAAGCACAAGCTCTTTATAACAGTATTTTAGAAATAATAAAAAGTGAAGAAGTACAAATTATTCAATTAACCTGTGATAAACAGATTGATAAAAAAATTGCCGTGTTAAGTAATCAAGTGACAGGAGTTGTAATTTCTCAGAAAGATGCTGTCAATGCAGGTGGGAAAGCACCCGGATTTTTTGCTGCTTTAACGGAAAAATAGACAACAGAGTTGTAAGTAATAAGTAATAAGTTTTTTTATCATTCACCACCTTGAAGAAATCTGAATTTGCGATCGTTGTTGAGAATTTGAGTTTTGGTTGGAATCCTCAAACTAATATTTTAAACTCATGTAATCTCCATGTCCCAAAAGGACAGTTTTGGATGTTGTTAGGTAATAATGGCTGTGGAAAGTCAACTCTTTTGAGATTATTAGCTGGTTTATTAATTCCTGATAGTGGTACAGTAAAAACCGAGCCTCCTTTAGGATTTGTATTTCAAAATCCAGATCATCAATTAGTGATGCCCACTGTTGCGGCAGATATAGCTTTCGGATTGGTAGAGGAAAAACTAAACCTATCCCAAGTCAAATTAAGGGTACAAGAAGCATTAACAGCGGTTAATCTTTTGGAATTAGAACGTCGTCCCATTTACGCTTTAAGCGGTGGGCAAAAACAACGTATTGCCATTGCCGGTGCTATTGCTCGTCATTGTCAAGTATTATTATTAGATGAACCGACTGCATTATTAGATCCCGATACTCAAATAGAATTAGTCGCCTTAGTACAAAAATTGGTCAAAGAAAGAGGAATGACTGCATTATGGGTAACTCATCGTTTAGAAGAATTAAACTATGCTGATGGTTATTTTTTATTAAAACAAGGAGAAGTCGTAAGTCAGGGTAATCCACAAGAACTATTTGAAAAGATGTGGCAATAAATACACCGAAGATCTTAAATTTTTGTTAAAATTTACCATTATGACATCGCAAAAAAAACCCTTAGTTAAATAATATATGCAAAGAAATGGTTTCTACTACTTCTCAAGCTATCTTGTTGGTAGATGGCTACAATATAATTGGGACATGGTACTGGCTTAAAAAAATTAGAGATAAAAACGGCTTAGAACACGCCAGAGACTCTTTAATTGAGAGTTTGGTTAATTATACGGGTTACAAAGCACTAGAAGCAAAAATAGTTTTTGATGCTCATTATCAAAAAACTCCTAGTTATGAAGAAAAACATGG encodes the following:
- a CDS encoding L-lactate dehydrogenase; amino-acid sequence: MFEKILIPNPCSEKPSSIRPRKGVIIGLGQVGLACAYSLLIQNCFDELVLQDIDADKLEGEVMDLSHGISFLPPTDLKSGTVADVGQNADIVIITAGVAQRQGESRLSLLERNFAIYKDILKDVVKYCPDSIILVVSNPVDILTYATLKITGFPSSRVIGSGTVLDSARFRSLIAQEMGIDARSVHAYIIGEHGDSKVPVWSTANIGGMKLVPDGWENLAQDEQNKLSDIFYNVKNAAYEIIQRKGYTSYAIGLATTDIVKAILNSQERILTVSGFMSGFYGIEDVCLSIPRVVNERGILKTVNLTLNEEEEKLLQKSAEILKDVFRQVKL
- the rimO gene encoding 30S ribosomal protein S12 methylthiotransferase RimO, with the protein product MGNKPTIAVSHLGCEKNRIDSEHMLGLLAQSGYPIDNTEELADYVIVNTCSFIESARQESVRTLVELAENQKKIIISGCMAQHFQEELLAELPEAVAIVGTGDYQNIVDVIKRVEAGERVKAVSAQPTFIADENIPRYRTTTEGVAYLRVAEGCDYRCAFCIIPHLRGNQRSRTIESIVAEAQQLAEQGVKELILISQITTNYGVDLYGEPKLAELLRALGKVDIPWIRIHYAYPTGLTDKVIEAMRETHNILPYLDLPLQHSHPDILKSMNRPWQGKVNDEIINRIKLALPNAVMRTTFIVGFPGETEEHFEHLLQFVKRHEFDHVGVFTFSPEEGTKAYDLENQVSDDIKEDRRNRLMELQQPIAARKNQTEVGKVVSVLIEQENPSTGELIGRSSRFAPEVDGLVYVTGEAILGSIMPVRITSADIYDLYGEIEIGKDARG
- the pheA gene encoding prephenate dehydratase, whose translation is MTKIIAYLGPKGTYSEVATLCYGKYLQEKKLIQSELVPIVSISQTLRTLAKGDADIAVVPVENSIEGTVAITLDTLWELEGLHIQLGLTIPIIHNLLSRGRSLEGIKTVYSHPQALAQCQKWLEKNLPQAQLIPTNSTTEALHHLNQEPTAGAISSLRAAQLYDLPIKVSNLNDYADNCTRFWVISKEPHDHGNNVSLAFAFEANLPGVLVKPLQIFADKEINLTKIESRPTKRSLGEYLFFVDLQGDTTQTPIKSALQELSSLTKVLKVFGNYDILNIDHQQLNNIS
- the miaB gene encoding tRNA (N6-isopentenyl adenosine(37)-C2)-methylthiotransferase MiaB, with the translated sequence MTDKKRLYNIVTFGCQMNKADSERMGGILENMGFEFTEDPNNANLIVYNTCTIRDNAEQKVYSYLGRQAKRKHQEADFTLVVAGCVAQQEGEKLLRRVPELDLVMGPQHANRLDSLLEQVFAGNQIVATDPIHIYEDITKPRRESEISAWVNIIYGCNERCSYCVVPNVRGVEQSRTPESIKAEIEEIARQGYKEVTLLGQNIDAYGRDLPGTTETGRNLHTFTDLLYYIHDVEGIERIRFATSHPRYFTERLIQACHELPKVCEHFHIPFQSGDNDILKAMKRGYTHERYRDIITKIRHYMPHASISADAIVGFPGETEAQFQNTLTLVDDIGFDQLNTAAYSPRPNTPAALWDNQISEEEKSDRLQRLNHLVSVKAAQRSQRYLNLVEKVLVEDVNPKDNTQVMGRTDGNRLTFFAGDIQKLKGKIIPVKITEVRPFSLTGEALSLVTR
- the psbD gene encoding photosystem II D2 protein (photosystem q(a) protein) is translated as MTIAVGRVPERGLFDTLDDWLKRDRFVFVGWSGILLFPCAYLALGGWLTGTTFVTSWYTHGLASSYLEGANFLTVAVSSPADVFGHSLLFLWGPEAQGSLTRWFQIGGLWPFVALHGAFALIGFMLRQFEISRLVGIRPYNAIAFSGPIAVFVSVFLMYPLGQSSWFFAPSFGVAGIFRFILFLQGFHNWTLNPFHMMGVAGILGGALLCAIHGATVENTLFQDGEQANTFRAFEPTQAEETYSMVTANRFWSQIFGIAFSNKRWLHFFMLFVPVTGLWMSSIGIVGLAFNLRAYDFVSQELRAAEDPEFETFYTKNILLNEGLRAWMAPQDQPHEKFVFPEEVLPRGNAL
- a CDS encoding energy-coupling factor ABC transporter ATP-binding protein, whose product is MKKSEFAIVVENLSFGWNPQTNILNSCNLHVPKGQFWMLLGNNGCGKSTLLRLLAGLLIPDSGTVKTEPPLGFVFQNPDHQLVMPTVAADIAFGLVEEKLNLSQVKLRVQEALTAVNLLELERRPIYALSGGQKQRIAIAGAIARHCQVLLLDEPTALLDPDTQIELVALVQKLVKERGMTALWVTHRLEELNYADGYFLLKQGEVVSQGNPQELFEKMWQ